From the genome of Streptomyces sp. NBC_00523:
CCATCAAGGCCGACTGGACCCTCAAGATGCGTGCACACACCGCGTCTTCTGCCTATGCCCGGCAGAACGGCAAACCGGTGGTGTGTATCTGGGGCTTCGGCTTCAACGACGCCCAGCGGCCGTTCACCCCGGAAGCCTGTCTGGACGTGCTGAACTGGTTCAAGGCCCAGGGCTGCTACGTCATCGGAGGGGTCCCGACATGGTGGCGAACGGGCGACCGGGACTCCCGGCCGGGCTTCAGCGGCGTCTACCACGCCTTCGACATGCTCTCGCCGTGGCTGGTCGGCCGGATCGGCAACGCCGGCGACGCCGACAACTTCTACAACGCCGCGACCGTGCCCGACCTCGCCGAGTGCGCCGCGCACGGCATCGACTACCAGCCGTGTGTCCTGCCCGGCGGGGTCACCGAACGCCAGCGCGCTCATGGTGACTTCATGTGGCGGCAGTTCTACAACATGGGCCGGGCCCAGGTGTCCAGCGTCTACATCTCCATGTTCGACGAGTACAACGAGGGCAACCAGATCGCAAAGACCGCGGAGTCCCGGGACTGGGTACCGGCCGGGTCGGGCTTCCTCGCGCTCGACGAGGACGGCACGGCCTGCTCGTCCGACTACTACCTCCGGCTGACCGGCGACGGCGGCCGCATGCTCAAGGGCCAGTTCCCCGTCACCGCCACCCGGCCGACCCCGCCGCTCGTCGGTGGCAACGACAACCAGCCGCCGACCGCCCCCGGTAATCCGCGCGCCACCACCGTCACCGACACCACCGTCGCGCTGGCCTGGACCGCCTCGACGGACGACTCCGGTGTGACGGGGTACCGTGTGCGCCGGATCACCGGTGACACGGTCACCCCCGTGGGCACCGCTCCGGGGAACACCACCACGTACACGGTGAGCGGCCTCTCCCCGTCGACCTCGTACACCTTCGACGTCCAGGCGCTCGACTCCACAGGCTCCGTGTCCGCGGCCTCGGCCCGGGTCACCGTCACCACGGCGGCCGGCGGCGGCACCCCCACCGGCGACCTGGCGCTGCGCCGGCCGGTCTCCGAAAGCAGTCACACCCAGACCTACGGCGCGGGCAACGCCGTGGACGGCGATCCGGGCACGTACTGGGAGAGCGCCAACCACGCCTTCCCCCAGTGGCTCCAGGTGGACCTGGGCGCTGCCACAGGCGTCCGTCGCATCGTTCTCGCCCTGCCGCCGTCCACCAACTGGGGCGCGCGCACGCAGACCGTCACCGTCCAGGGCAGCACCGACGGCGCCTCCTTCTCCATGCTGCGCGGCAGCACGGACTGCTCCTTCGACCCGCTCACCGGGAACACCGCCACTCTGACCCTCCCCGCCTCCACGACCACCCGCCATCTGCGGCTCGTCTTCACCGCCAACACGGGCTGGCCGGCGGGCCAACTCGCGCAGCTCCAGGTGTACGGCACCTGACTCCGGAAGCGGCCGGCGGCCCGGGCCCCTGCAACGCCCGTGGGGGCAGTCGGCCCGGCAGCGCGGCGACACGGTGCGCCCGGCCCCCGCGCACCAAGGGAGCAGCTGAACTCGGCGACGACCGGGTGATCCCCCGTCACCATGATGCTGACCGTGTTCCCGGTCTGCGGCAGTCTCCTGCCGCAGACTGTCCAGCCGGTGCGCCGCAACCCGCGCGCGGGACGAGCGGTGGCGGTCACCGTGTCGCCCTTCTCGTACGTGTCCGGCTCGGTCGCGTCACCGCTGATGGTCACGGTGCCTGCGCTCGCCGGCTCGGCGCTCGCCCTGGCCTTCCGCTGCACCACGTTGATCGCCATGATCCCGCACAGCTTCGCGGGACCGGTCGAGGTGCCGAGGCGGTGCGCGTCGCGCGGACCAAGGCGTTCGTGATCCTGGACGGCGCCCTGCTGCCGATCGACCGGATCGCCGCCGACGCCCCGCACGACTCGGGCAGACCCAAACGCCACGGCATGAACGTCCAGGTCCTCACCGATCCCTTCGGCCGCCTGCTGTGGGCCTCACCCGCGCTTCCCGGATCCACCCACGACCTGACCACCGCCCGCGCCCATGGCATCGTCGGCGCACTTCACGACGCCGGCCTCAATGAGCTGCGGAAATGGGCGCTCCGCTTGAGCACCGTTACTGAGCCATGATCACCCGGCGGGTGCCGCGCAGAGTTCGGAGACGATCGTGAATGACGTCGTCACCATCGGCACCGACATGGCCGGCGGCATCACCGCGTGCGCGGTGTGGCCGTGCATCAGACGGTTGCGGATCTTACGCCCGTCATCGAGGTACTCCGCCTGCCGGGCGGTCAGGATCCCGTCGGCCGCGCCCTGCTTGATGAGCTGGTACAGCGGCTTCTTGCCTGCGTCCGGGATCCGGTCGCGCAGCACGATCTCCACCGCGATCAGGGAGTGCATGACCGCCACAGTGGAGAACTCGTAGCAGTAGT
Proteins encoded in this window:
- a CDS encoding discoidin domain-containing protein; the encoded protein is MGFTRRTFLQAATAAGLTGVIAGGEAALADASFAASGPGDVVGKVTVGYQGWFACKGDGAPIDGWWHWARNWGETPSASNHAIVAWPDVREYPATYRTAFANLGNGQPASLFSSYDQSTVDTHFRWMKQYGIDAAALQRFNPTGGEGPTRDAMASKVRAAAEAEGVKFYIMYDVSDWTSMQTAIKADWTLKMRAHTASSAYARQNGKPVVCIWGFGFNDAQRPFTPEACLDVLNWFKAQGCYVIGGVPTWWRTGDRDSRPGFSGVYHAFDMLSPWLVGRIGNAGDADNFYNAATVPDLAECAAHGIDYQPCVLPGGVTERQRAHGDFMWRQFYNMGRAQVSSVYISMFDEYNEGNQIAKTAESRDWVPAGSGFLALDEDGTACSSDYYLRLTGDGGRMLKGQFPVTATRPTPPLVGGNDNQPPTAPGNPRATTVTDTTVALAWTASTDDSGVTGYRVRRITGDTVTPVGTAPGNTTTYTVSGLSPSTSYTFDVQALDSTGSVSAASARVTVTTAAGGGTPTGDLALRRPVSESSHTQTYGAGNAVDGDPGTYWESANHAFPQWLQVDLGAATGVRRIVLALPPSTNWGARTQTVTVQGSTDGASFSMLRGSTDCSFDPLTGNTATLTLPASTTTRHLRLVFTANTGWPAGQLAQLQVYGT